The genomic DNA CTCGTGTTGAAGAATTTTTTCAATTCAAGTCCACTTGCCTTATAGTAGGATTCAAGTTCCGCTTTTGAAGGAGGCTGCTCTACGATATGTACCTCTTGATACTCAAGATTGTGAGAATCCAGCCATTTTTTCGCGTTTCGACAGGTTCCACATTTCGGATACCAATAGAAGGTCAATGCCATGTTACCACCATCCTTTTACACTTTCAATTGCATATTAACATAATTAGGTACAAATTCATAACTTTGACTACAAATTTTTTGGCGAATTTACTCGTTTGCAAATAAATCCCCCCTTCAAATAGATGAAGGGGGGATTCGCTCTAGTTATAGGACAAATTTTTCAGCTTCGATTAGTTTTTCTGAAGCTTCACGCTTTTTCGCAATGACGTTGATTGGTGTGTGTCTTGTAAATTTGCGAAGGGCAGAGATCATCATGCGCAATGCGTCACCTGTTTCTGTTGCGACAAGTGTTTCTTTTGCGTGCTGCTCGATTTCGTTGAATGCTTCCTGACAGAAGATTTGTGTGTATAAAAGCTTTTGCTTGCTCTTTTCTACCCCGTCCTTAGCGATTGCTTTTTCTGTTCGTAACACGGCTGATTCCATCGCATAAGCATTGGATACGATATCGGCGATGTTCACTAAGATTTCCTGCTCACTCTCTAGTGCTTTTCCAAACTTTTGCGCCGCTAGCCCTGCTGCAAGAAGGCCGATTTTCTTCGCATTTTTCACTAAATACTTCTCTTGAGCAAGTGGCTCATCGCCTGGCTCTTCTGGCATAAGCATCATAAGCTCTTCTTGAAGGGCTTGTGCTTTTTGGAATAAAGGAAGTTCTCCTTTAAATGCTTTTCTTAAATACGTGCCAGGTACTAAAAGGCGATTGATTTCGTTTGTACCTTCAAAAATTCGGTTAATTCGAGAGTCACGGTACACTCGTTCAATTTCATACTCGCTCATAAAGCCGTAACCACCGTGAAGCTGTACCCCTTCATCCGCTACATAATCCAACACTTCCGTGGCGAAGAATTTATTTAGTGAACATTCGATTGCGTATTCAGCAATGGATGCTGCTACCGCTTTCCCATTTTTCACTTCTTCATCCGATAACTTGCTCATGCGCTCTTCAAAAAGTCCGACAGTACGGTAGACAGAGCTTTCAGCCGCAAAGATTTTGGAAGCCATTGTTGCTAGTTTTTCTTTTGTTAAATTGAATTGAGATAGCTTTGTTTTAAATTGTTGGCGCTGATTCGTGTACTTCGTCGTAATTTCAAATGCAGCTTTTGAACCTCCGACGGCTCCCACCCCAAGCTTATAACGACCAATATTTAAAATGTTAAAGGCGATAATATGACCTTTTCCGTACTCTCCTAATAGGTTTTCAACCGGTACTTGAGCATCTTCTAAAATCAACGTACGAGTGGAAGAACTCTTAATTCCCATCTTCTTCTCTTCTGGACCAACAGACACTCCCGAAAACTCTCTTTCAACGATAAAAGCAGAGAAGTGCTCGCCATCGATTTTTGCATAAACAACAAATACATCGGCAAAACCTGCATTTGTAATCCATTGCTTTTCTCCGTTAAGAACATAATGCGTTCCTTCTGCATTTAAAACAGCCGTTGTTCTTGCCCCCAATGCATCTGACCCTGAGCCAGGTTCAGTTAATGCATAGGCAGCCAACTTTTCACCAGTGGCTAGTGTAGGTAAGTATTTTTGCTTTTGGTCTTCGTTTCCGAACAATACGATTGGTAACGATCCGATCCCAACATGTGCACCGTGTGAGATCGAGAAACCACCCGCACGAGACATTTTTTCAGCGATTAGTGCAGAACTGATTTTATCAAGAGCCAGACCGCCATACTCTTCCGGAACATCAGCCCCAAGAAGACCGAGTTCACCCGCTTCTTTTAATAGCTTTACTGAACGATCAAATTCATGGTTTTCAATATGCTCCACTTGTGGGAGAACTTCATTCGTGACGAAATCCTCTGTCATTTTTGCAATCATTTTTTGCTCATCTGTATAATCCTCTGGAGTAAAGACTCGATCATAGGAAACATCTTCAATTAAAAAGCTTCCACCCTTAATTAATTTATCTGTGTGATTAGTCATCTTTTTGCCTCCGTTTTTTATAAAAGTTCGAATACTCCAGCAGCACCCATGCCGCCTCCGATACACATGGTAACAACCCCAAATTGTTGATTGCGTCGCTTCATTTCATGGATAAGAGAAAGGGTTAGCTTCGCACCAGTACAGCCAAGTGGGTGACCTAGTGCAATGGCACCTCCATTTACATTCACCTTTTCCTCATCAATTCCTAACTCACGAATCACTTGAATCGATTGAGAAGCAAAGGCTTCATTTAGTTCAAATAATCCGATATCCGATAGCTCTAAACCGGCAAGCTTTAATGCTTTAGGAATGGCTACAACTGGACCGATTCCCATAATTTCAGGTGGCACGCCTCCAACGGCGAATGATCGGAATTTGACAAGTGGCGTGAGTCCCCCAGCCTCTGCCTTTTCACGATCCATAACCATGACGGCCGCCGCTCCGTCACTTGTTTGTGAGGAATTTCCTGCTGTAACCGTTCCTGTTACGGAAAAGGCCGGACGAAGCTTTGCCAATGTTTCTACCGTTGACTCAGGACGCACTCCCTCGTCTTGGCTAAAAACGAATGGTTTTTCAACTAATTTATTGTCTCTTCCAACCGAGCGTAGAATAACGTCTACTGGAACAATTTCATCAACAAACTTTCCTTCTTGGAGAGCTTTTGCTGCTTTTTGGTGACTTCTTACCGCAAAAGCATCTTGATCTTCACGAGATATTCCAAATTTCCTTGCTACCTCTTCTGCTGTGTGTCCCATCCCCATATAGTATTGTGGTGCTGACTCAGCCAGTTTGGCATTGGGCCTTACCACATGACCCATCATCGGTACTAAGCTCATGGATTCTGCTCCACCAGCAATGATCGTGTCGGCATGACCAATCATGATCTTTTCTGCCGCATAGGCAATTGACTGAAGCCCTGATGAACAATAGCGGTTGATGGTAATGGCAGGCACTGTGTCAGGAAGTCCTGCAAGCGCCCCAATATTTCTTGCCATATTTAACCCTTGCTCTGCTTCCGGCATCGCACAGCCAATAATTAAGTCATCAATATTTCCATCATAATTTCCTGCCCGCTTTAAGGTCTCTTTTACAACCAATGCACCTAGATCATCAGGTCTAACACTGGCAAGCGATCCTTTTTTTGATTTTCCCACTGGAGTTCGTGCTCCAGCAACGATCACCGCTTCTCTCATCACGTTCCCTCGCTTCCTATTTATGCTACAAGTCTATTAACCTATTAATTACGTAATGGTTTTCCTTTTAAAAGCATATGCTGCATTCTTGCTTGCGATTTTGGCTCTGCAATTAAGCTCAAGAAGGCCTCTTTTTCAAGGTCAAGCAAGTATTGCTCATCGACTTCCGTTCCAAATGGCACTTTTCCGCCCGCAATCACATAAGCTAGTTTCTTTGCAATTTTCAAATCGTGCTCTGAAATATATCCAGAGTAATGCATCGTTTGTGCTCCTAAAAGTAAGGTGGCGTAGCCCGTTTCACCGACGACGGGAATCTTCTTTCGGACGGGCGGCTTATACCCTTTGTCATAAAGAGCTAGAACTGCCTGCTTCGCATCATACAGCTGGTGGTCTCCGTTTACACTGACACCATCTGCTTTATTCAAGAAGTTGTTTTCACGCGCTTCCTCTCCCGATGTGGAAACCTTTGCCATTGCAATCGTTTCAAACACTTTATTTGCCACGTTTTGAAGGTCAAATGGAACTCCGTTTGGCATGCTGTTTAAAAACTTCATGTATAGCTCTTTGTTCCCGCCACCTCCAGGGATAAGACCAACCCCAACTTCCACAAGTCCCATATACGTTTCCATTGTCGCTTGAATATGCGCAGCTGGTAGGCAAACCTCTGCTCCACCACCAAGGGTCATCGCAAATGGTGCAGCAACGACTGGCTTTGTGCTGTACTTAATTTTCATCATGGCTTGTTGGAAGTGACGAACGACCATATCAATTTCAAAAATATTATCATCCTGTGCTTCCATAAGAATCATGGCAAGGTTTGCACCGACGCAGAAGTTCTTACCTTGATTCCCAATGACCAAGCCCTTGAAGTTCTTTTCCACTTCTTCAACAGCAAAATTAATCATTTGCACAATATCAAGCCCAATCGCATTACTTTGTGAATGGAATTCTAGAAGGGCTACTCCATCTCCAAGATCAATCAAACTGGCACCACTATTCTTCTTGATAACACCACGCTGTTTTTTGATTTTTTTCAGGTTGATCACCTTTGGGTTTTCTTCTACTAGCTTGTAATCACCATTGGTATAAAAGAAAACATCCCCGTTTTCTTCTTCCTTATAAAAGCTTGTTTGACCATTTGCTAGCATTTCCTTTATCCAGCTTGGAATAACAAGACCGTCTTTCTCCATTTTTGCAATCGATTTTTCTAATCCAAGCGCATCCCATACTTCAAAAGGTCCTTGCTCCCAACCGAAGCCCCATTTCATGGCACGGTCAATCGCGACAATGTCATCGGCAATCGTACCAAGTAGATTCGCAGAATACACAAGTACAGGACTAAAAATATTCCAAAGTAGTTCTCCAGTACGGTCATTCGCATATACAAGCGCTTTCAATTTATTCGCTAAGCCTTTTTCCTGTTTGCTCATTTCAATAGAGGCCGTTTTTAATTTTTTTCGTTCCACGTATTCAAGAGTGACCGGATCTAATTCAAGTATTTCTTTTCCTTTTTTCAGGAAGAATCCTTGACCAGATTTGCTGCCAAGCCAACCTTTTTCAAGCATTTGATTCATAAAGGCAGGAACCTCAAATACTTCTTTCTCTTCACCATCCACTTGGTCATACACGTTTTTTGCAACATGCGCAAATGTATCAAGTCCTACCACATCCAACGTACGGAAGGTTGCACTCTTTGGTCGTCCGATTAGCGGTCCCGTTACAGAATCCACTTCCCCAACGCTGTATCCACCTTTTAACATTTCCCTTACTGTTACTAAGAGACCGTACGTACCAATTCGGTTGGCGATAAAATTTGGCGTGTCCTTAGCCACAACCACACCTTTTCCGAGAATATCTTCCCCGTACTGCTTCATAAAATGAAGTACATCCGGTGAAGTATGTTGAGTTGGAATGATTTCTAAAAGCTTTAAGTATCTAGGAGGATTAAAAAAGTGTGTACCAAGGAAATGCTTTTGAAAGTCTTCAGAGCGGCCTTCTGCCATCGCCTCTACAGAAATACCTGATGTATTTGAGCTTACAAAGCTACCAGGCTTTCGATATTCATCAACCTTCTCGAAAATCTGCTGCTTAATGGCTAGGTTTTCTACTACCACTTCAATGATCCAGTCAACTTCACTTAGTCGTGATAGATCATCTTCAAAATTTCCTGCTTCGATGAGGGCTAAATTATTTTTTGAGGTTAATGGTGCAGGTTTTTGTTTTAACAGCTTTTGAAGAGCTGTTTGGCTAATTCGATTTCTTACCGCTTTATCTTCTAGAGTTAACCCCTTTTTCTTCTCGTCATCAGTTAGCTCGCGCGGAACGATATCTAATAGCAAGGTTGGAATCCCAATATTGGCAAGGTGTGCGGCAATACCAGACCCCATTACCCCCGAGCCTAATACGGCAGCTTTTTTAATTTGTTGGATCAACTTCAGTCTCCCCCTTTAACGTTTTTGAGTGGATTCGTCGTTTTGAATGAATACTCATTCATTTTTGGTTACTTTTATCATATGATATTTAAATATTTTACGCAATCCTTTGTCGTTGAAATTTAAAAATTTTTTGAAAGTTACATTATTTTATGCGACCAATAGAATCCTATGATTGTGGATATGTTATACACGAGGAAAAAAGTTTGGGGGTGTACCTATGGCAAAGATGAAGAAAAACCCATCAAAGGCTGGCGTAAGTGCCGCTAGCGTTAAGGGTGATGCTGGCCCAACTGTTGAAAATGATGGTGGTGGAAAAAGAAACAGCCAGAACAACCAGTATAAGAGATAATGAGGAGTGTACCCGCACTGAATAGGTGTCGGGTACGTTTTTTTTAGTTGGGGCCGTAGTTGAAAGACGTTTCCCCCTTTCCAAGCCTTCCTAACGTTCTTCATTCACCTGATGAAAGACGTTTCCCCTTTTCCAAGCCTTCCTAACGTTCTTCATTCACCTGATGAAAGGCGTTTCCCCCTTTTCAAGCCTTCCTAACGTTCTTCATTCACCTGTTGAAGGACGTTTCCCCCTTTTCAAGCCTTCCTAACGTTCTTCATTCACCTGATGAAAGACGTTTCCCCCTTTTCAAACCTTTCTAACGTTCTTCATTCAACTGATGAAAGACGTTTCCCCCTTTCCAAGTCTTCCTAACGTTCTTCATTCACCTGATGAAAGACGTTTCCCCTTTTCCAAGCCTTCCTAACGTTCTTCATTCACCTGTTGAAAGACGTTTCCCCCTTTTCAAGTCTTCCTAACGTTCTTCATTCACCTGATGAAAGACGTTCCCCCTTTTCAAGCCTTCCTAACGTTCTTCATTCACCTGATGAAAGACGTTTCCCCCTTTAAGTAGCTGCAAAATGTTGTTCATTTTAAAGTTTTTAACTCCCTTCATCCTTCGAAGGACATAAAAAACTACCCACTCAAACGAATGGGTAGTTCCTCACTTACTTTTTAAACATTCCCTTCAGGACAAACGCTACATTCGCTGGGCGTTCGGCTAGGCGGCGCATGAAGTATCCGTACCAGTCGGTTCCATACGGGACATATACTCTCATCTTATATCCTTCTTCAACTAGCTCGATTTGCTTTTCCGGGCGGATGCCGTATAGCATTTGGAACTCAAATTGGTCGTTGTTGATGCGATGCTCACTAGCTAGTTGTTTTGTATATTCAATGATTGCATCATCGTGTGTAGCAACGGCCGTGTAATTTCCGTTTAACATATGCATCTTAATAATCTTTTTAAAATTTTCATCCACGTCTTTTTTTACTGGAAATGCTACTTCCGGAGATTCTTTGTATGCCCCCTTCACAAGCCGTAAATTGGGTTGGTACTCATTAAGCTCCTCGATATCCTTTTCCGTTCGATATAAATACGCTTGAATAACTGTACCTACATTCTCATATTCCCTTTTTAATTTTTTAAAAATATCTAATGTTTTCTGCGCACGAGAATAGTCTTCCATATCAATCGTGACGAACACATCGTTCTTTTTCGCTGCTTCTAGTATTCTTCTCATATTGTGTAGAACGACGTGGTCTGATATATCTAATCCCATCGAAGTCATTTTTAGTGATAATTGTGATTGAAGTTTTTCCCGTCCGATTGACTCTATCGCTAGTATTGAGTTATCGGCCATTTCATTTGCTTCTTTCTCATTGTCGACAAATTCACCTAAATAGTCGATGGTAACGAGTAGCCCTTTTTTATTAAGGTCTTGAATAACGCGTGTTGCGAGTTCAATGGTTTCACCAGCAACAAATCGTGACGCACCGAATCGTAATCCATATCGCTTGGCTAATTTCGTTAATGCTCGATTTTTAGAAAGGAATAAAAAGAAATCTCTCATCAATTGTTCCATTTTGATATCCCTCCTGCAAGCGTTTACTATAGCTATATGAAATGGAAAGGCTAAGCGTTTACTGATGTTGATTCACTATGTTTAAAATATAACCGTAGAAATTCCGTTTAAATTGGGAAAACCCCATATTTTCTTAAGTATAAGTGGAGTTTTTCCGTTTATATGATCAAAATCTTTGAATTTTGGCTTATTTAGAGCAGTTAACCGGAATTCCTCCGCTTATATCTGCTTTTTAAGCTTCCTCTACATAATTAGCCGGAAATTCTCCGCCTATTAATTCTTTTACCTATACGAAATCATCTATGATTTGATTTACAAATTGGACTACAGTTTCAAGCCTATTTTTATAAATATTCACGTTATATCAAAATAAATGACCATCAAATTCACAAACAAATTGATGGTCATTTTAATATACGTTTTGGTTTTTTGTGATAGGTAATAGAACCCGTTATCTTTATTTTTTCGCTTGTCGGTGCGCTTCATTTAATTGTTTGATTTCATTAATTGTTTCCTTAACCTCATTTTTCGCATCAGGATATGTGTCGTTCCAATGCTTAACGAGAGCAGGCATTGATTTGCTCATGTGAGAGTAAAGGATCCACGCTTTTACTTTTTCCACATGATCAGCATCTGCCTCACCTAGTAGCAATTCGGTATATTTGGTTAGTAATCCATTGATCTTTTCATCTAGTTGATTGCTCACGAGTTCCCTCCGTTCTTTAGTGCCTTTTTGGGTCGATTACAAGTTTGTGGACAAATTCTACAGCGGTCCGGTGTTCCTGTTAAGGCATAAAAGAAGCAGCATGTGGTTCGTACACGAACTTCTTCTCCAAGCTCAGGAATATAACGTTTATCATGAAAATGTCTTTTAATGGGGTTTTCATGATAATGTCCAAACAATGATCCAGGTGCAAGTTGAGCAATGAACTGTAAATCTTCCACAGCACGTCCACAAACCTCTTCATCTTCATTTTCAGCTAACACCGATTCATACAGCCAAAAAATATAGATCGCAATATTTTCCCATAATACGAGTTTAGATTGTTTGGACTCCGTCTTCACACTCTCCACAATAGGAGTTACGATATTGGAAAAAAAGTCAGCTATGGCTTCATATCTCCATTGGTCTCTATCACCAGTGGGTTCACTGATTCTCCACTTTGAAAAATAGAACGTAGGTAGCCAAAGTGGATCTTGTTCGTCTGTTTGAAGATGCATATGCTCGAGCTGTATATGAAATCGTTTGTTAAATGCGGTCATTGCATACAAATAAATGGCGGATAAAAAAGCGGATCTCTTAATAAACATGGAAGCTGTTACTTTTACATTGGGCGACCCAATATGCTCGGAAGCACGACTGATAAAGGTCCGAAGCTGATCTTTTTGAAGAAGCTCATTTAACGTAATCGATAGATCAGATTCCCCATGAACTTTTTCTAATGTAAATCGGTAATTCTTCAGTTGACTTAATTCTGTTTCTGAAAAAAATTTATCCATTGACTGCTCCTGCATGTCTAAATACCGTTCTTCCCTTTCCATAGGGGATGCAAAGCGGTGTCCCGAATAATGGGTCAATGGAAATTTCACAGTCCATTTCAAATACCTTCTTCACAAGCCCTCTTGTCACGACATCCTCTGGCTTTCCCATTGCTGCGATTTTCTTGTCCTTAACTGCCACGATATTATGCGCATAACGACAAGCTAGGTTCAAATCATGAAGGACCATCACGATCGTACGATTTTCCCTCTCATTCAGCTCAAATAATAAATCAAGTATGTCAATTTGATGGGTCATATCTAAATAGGTGGTTGGTTCATCCAGAAGAATAAAGTCCGTATCCTGTGCTAATGTCATCGCAATCCATGCTCTTTGACGTTGACCACCTGAAAGTGAATCCACAGACCGTTCCTTTAAATCGAGCAACCCGGTTGCTTCAAGTGCCTTATAGACCTTCTCTTCATCCTCACTAGACCATTGCTTAAGCCATGTTTGGTAAGGATAGCGCCCTTGCTTCACCAGTTGAAGAACCGTCAAACCTTCAGGTGACACCGGTCCTTGCGGCAACACGGCCATTTGCTTTGCCACTTCCTTGGAGGACATTTTTACAATCTCTTTTCCATTTAATACGATTTCTCCGCTTTTGGGCTTTAATAACCGAGCAATCGACCGTAAAAGAGTGGATTTTCCACATCCATTGCCACCGATAAATACAGTAATTTCGCCTTTCGGGATCTTCAAATTTAATTCATCTATAATGATGGAGTCACCATATGATAGCGTTAATTGTTTCGTTTCAATGGCTTTTTTCATCTTTATTCGCACTCCTTCCCTGACATTATCCATTTCTAGTTTTAAAAAGAAGATAAATAAAGTACGGTGCACCGATGCCTGCTGTAAATACGCCTGCTGGAATTTCTAATGGAGAGAACAAGGTTCGACCAATCAAATCGGCCACCATCACTAAAATGGCACCGATCAAAGCAGAGACCGGGAGTAATGCCCCGTAGACTGAGCCAACAAGACGGCGAGCCATATGTGGCGCCATTAAGCCCACAAATCCAATTCCTCCGGCAAAAGCAACAGAACTACCTATTAAAGCTGTACTTATAAGCAACAGCACGAATCTTAGTCTTTGCACAGAAGTCCCTACACTGGTGGCTACATCATCACCTAACCCGAGCACATTCACTTTTCTAGCCATAAAAAAGGCCACCAACATGAGAGCGAATGCCCATGGAACGATCGTAAACACATTGGTCCAAGTTGAGCCATGGACCGTTCCTGTAATCCAAATATTCGCTTGGCTTGCCCGGTAAATCGGGCCAAGGAGCATCATCATCGTAGTTAGTGCTTGAAAAAGGGCTGATAAACCGATTCCTATTAATACAAGGCGAACTGGGGACACTCCGTTTTTCCAAGCAAAGAAATAGACGAGTAATCCAGCAACAGCCGAACCAATAAAAGCGGCAAGCGGCATCCATTGTATGCTAACCGTTAACGCATTACTTTCATTACTAAAAATGGCCAAAAATAACACAACGGCAGCTGATGCTCCACCAGTAATTCCCAGAACATCTGGTGAAGCTAATGGGTTTCTAATCATTCCTTGCAAAATGCCCCCAGCCACAGCCAGTGACATTCCGACAACTAAAGCAACAATGATCCTTGGCAAACGAAAGGATTGAATCACGAGCTGT from Robertmurraya sp. FSL R5-0851 includes the following:
- a CDS encoding arsenate reductase family protein, whose product is MALTFYWYPKCGTCRNAKKWLDSHNLEYQEVHIVEQPPSKAELESYYKASGLELKKFFNTSGQKYRELGVKDKIATSSEDELLELLASDGMLIKRPLLTDGEKVTLGFKEADYEKVWLTK
- a CDS encoding acyl-CoA dehydrogenase family protein: MTNHTDKLIKGGSFLIEDVSYDRVFTPEDYTDEQKMIAKMTEDFVTNEVLPQVEHIENHEFDRSVKLLKEAGELGLLGADVPEEYGGLALDKISSALIAEKMSRAGGFSISHGAHVGIGSLPIVLFGNEDQKQKYLPTLATGEKLAAYALTEPGSGSDALGARTTAVLNAEGTHYVLNGEKQWITNAGFADVFVVYAKIDGEHFSAFIVEREFSGVSVGPEEKKMGIKSSSTRTLILEDAQVPVENLLGEYGKGHIIAFNILNIGRYKLGVGAVGGSKAAFEITTKYTNQRQQFKTKLSQFNLTKEKLATMASKIFAAESSVYRTVGLFEERMSKLSDEEVKNGKAVAASIAEYAIECSLNKFFATEVLDYVADEGVQLHGGYGFMSEYEIERVYRDSRINRIFEGTNEINRLLVPGTYLRKAFKGELPLFQKAQALQEELMMLMPEEPGDEPLAQEKYLVKNAKKIGLLAAGLAAQKFGKALESEQEILVNIADIVSNAYAMESAVLRTEKAIAKDGVEKSKQKLLYTQIFCQEAFNEIEQHAKETLVATETGDALRMMISALRKFTRHTPINVIAKKREASEKLIEAEKFVL
- a CDS encoding acetyl-CoA C-acetyltransferase; its protein translation is MREAVIVAGARTPVGKSKKGSLASVRPDDLGALVVKETLKRAGNYDGNIDDLIIGCAMPEAEQGLNMARNIGALAGLPDTVPAITINRYCSSGLQSIAYAAEKIMIGHADTIIAGGAESMSLVPMMGHVVRPNAKLAESAPQYYMGMGHTAEEVARKFGISREDQDAFAVRSHQKAAKALQEGKFVDEIVPVDVILRSVGRDNKLVEKPFVFSQDEGVRPESTVETLAKLRPAFSVTGTVTAGNSSQTSDGAAAVMVMDREKAEAGGLTPLVKFRSFAVGGVPPEIMGIGPVVAIPKALKLAGLELSDIGLFELNEAFASQSIQVIRELGIDEEKVNVNGGAIALGHPLGCTGAKLTLSLIHEMKRRNQQFGVVTMCIGGGMGAAGVFELL
- a CDS encoding 3-hydroxyacyl-CoA dehydrogenase/enoyl-CoA hydratase family protein; translation: MQQIKKAAVLGSGVMGSGIAAHLANIGIPTLLLDIVPRELTDDEKKKGLTLEDKAVRNRISQTALQKLLKQKPAPLTSKNNLALIEAGNFEDDLSRLSEVDWIIEVVVENLAIKQQIFEKVDEYRKPGSFVSSNTSGISVEAMAEGRSEDFQKHFLGTHFFNPPRYLKLLEIIPTQHTSPDVLHFMKQYGEDILGKGVVVAKDTPNFIANRIGTYGLLVTVREMLKGGYSVGEVDSVTGPLIGRPKSATFRTLDVVGLDTFAHVAKNVYDQVDGEEKEVFEVPAFMNQMLEKGWLGSKSGQGFFLKKGKEILELDPVTLEYVERKKLKTASIEMSKQEKGLANKLKALVYANDRTGELLWNIFSPVLVYSANLLGTIADDIVAIDRAMKWGFGWEQGPFEVWDALGLEKSIAKMEKDGLVIPSWIKEMLANGQTSFYKEEENGDVFFYTNGDYKLVEENPKVINLKKIKKQRGVIKKNSGASLIDLGDGVALLEFHSQSNAIGLDIVQMINFAVEEVEKNFKGLVIGNQGKNFCVGANLAMILMEAQDDNIFEIDMVVRHFQQAMMKIKYSTKPVVAAPFAMTLGGGAEVCLPAAHIQATMETYMGLVEVGVGLIPGGGGNKELYMKFLNSMPNGVPFDLQNVANKVFETIAMAKVSTSGEEARENNFLNKADGVSVNGDHQLYDAKQAVLALYDKGYKPPVRKKIPVVGETGYATLLLGAQTMHYSGYISEHDLKIAKKLAYVIAGGKVPFGTEVDEQYLLDLEKEAFLSLIAEPKSQARMQHMLLKGKPLRN
- a CDS encoding YuzL family protein; this translates as MAKMKKNPSKAGVSAASVKGDAGPTVENDGGGKRNSQNNQYKR
- a CDS encoding proline dehydrogenase, encoding MEQLMRDFFLFLSKNRALTKLAKRYGLRFGASRFVAGETIELATRVIQDLNKKGLLVTIDYLGEFVDNEKEANEMADNSILAIESIGREKLQSQLSLKMTSMGLDISDHVVLHNMRRILEAAKKNDVFVTIDMEDYSRAQKTLDIFKKLKREYENVGTVIQAYLYRTEKDIEELNEYQPNLRLVKGAYKESPEVAFPVKKDVDENFKKIIKMHMLNGNYTAVATHDDAIIEYTKQLASEHRINNDQFEFQMLYGIRPEKQIELVEEGYKMRVYVPYGTDWYGYFMRRLAERPANVAFVLKGMFKK
- a CDS encoding YusU family protein, which codes for MSNQLDEKINGLLTKYTELLLGEADADHVEKVKAWILYSHMSKSMPALVKHWNDTYPDAKNEVKETINEIKQLNEAHRQAKK
- a CDS encoding IucA/IucC family C-terminal-domain containing protein is translated as MDKFFSETELSQLKNYRFTLEKVHGESDLSITLNELLQKDQLRTFISRASEHIGSPNVKVTASMFIKRSAFLSAIYLYAMTAFNKRFHIQLEHMHLQTDEQDPLWLPTFYFSKWRISEPTGDRDQWRYEAIADFFSNIVTPIVESVKTESKQSKLVLWENIAIYIFWLYESVLAENEDEEVCGRAVEDLQFIAQLAPGSLFGHYHENPIKRHFHDKRYIPELGEEVRVRTTCCFFYALTGTPDRCRICPQTCNRPKKALKNGGNS
- a CDS encoding ABC transporter ATP-binding protein; this translates as MKKAIETKQLTLSYGDSIIIDELNLKIPKGEITVFIGGNGCGKSTLLRSIARLLKPKSGEIVLNGKEIVKMSSKEVAKQMAVLPQGPVSPEGLTVLQLVKQGRYPYQTWLKQWSSEDEEKVYKALEATGLLDLKERSVDSLSGGQRQRAWIAMTLAQDTDFILLDEPTTYLDMTHQIDILDLLFELNERENRTIVMVLHDLNLACRYAHNIVAVKDKKIAAMGKPEDVVTRGLVKKVFEMDCEISIDPLFGTPLCIPYGKGRTVFRHAGAVNG
- a CDS encoding FecCD family ABC transporter permease produces the protein MKQYQNLRWFQGKVSILIDRKASFVMLCLLLVTMAIFIISTGLGDMKINPVTVVSVFFGGGTEMEQLVIQSFRLPRIIVALVVGMSLAVAGGILQGMIRNPLASPDVLGITGGASAAVVLFLAIFSNESNALTVSIQWMPLAAFIGSAVAGLLVYFFAWKNGVSPVRLVLIGIGLSALFQALTTMMMLLGPIYRASQANIWITGTVHGSTWTNVFTIVPWAFALMLVAFFMARKVNVLGLGDDVATSVGTSVQRLRFVLLLISTALIGSSVAFAGGIGFVGLMAPHMARRLVGSVYGALLPVSALIGAILVMVADLIGRTLFSPLEIPAGVFTAGIGAPYFIYLLFKTRNG